The Montipora capricornis isolate CH-2021 chromosome 3, ASM3666992v2, whole genome shotgun sequence genome window below encodes:
- the LOC138041830 gene encoding platelet glycoprotein Ib alpha chain-like: MFCNRLSSCGTTATTIASFKYFSLPLAFISFPTFTTPTTFTTSTPPTTFTLPQPSQPSHSHNFHNLHTPTTFTTFTPPTTFTTPTTSTTFTPPTPFTTFTTPTTFTTFTTPTTFTTFTTPTPFTTSTTFTPFTPPTNFTTFTTPTTSTTFTTSTTFTTPTTTTTSTPPTTFTTPTPPTTFTTSTPPTTFTTPTTPTTTTTFTSHNLHNFQLSKVVGVVKDVGVVEVVGVG, translated from the exons ATGTTTTGTAATAGACTTTCCAGTTGTGGCACAACGGCAACAACCATCGCCtcttttaaatatttcagtttACCATTGGCTTTCATTAGTTTTCCAACCTTCACAACTCCCACAACCTTCACAACCTCCACACCTCCCACAACCTTCACACTCCCACAACCTTCACAACCTTCACACTCCCACAACTTCCACAACCTTCACACTCCCACAACCTTCACAACCTTCACACCTCCCACAACCTTCACAACTCCCACAACCTCCACAACCTTCACACCTCCCACACCCTTCACAACCTTCACAACTCCCACAACCTTCACAACCTTCACAACTCCCACAACCTTCACAACCTTCACAACTCCCACACCCTTCACAACCTCCACAACCTTCACAC CCTTCACACCTCCCACAAACTTCACAACCTTCACAACTCCCACAACATCTACAACCTTCACAACTTCCACAACCTTCACAACTCCCACAACCACCACAACCTCCACACCTCCCACAACCTTCACAACTCCCACACCTCCCACAACCTTCACAACCTCCACACCTCCCACAACCTTCACAACTCCCACAACTCCCACAACCACCACAACCTTCACCTCCCACAACCTTCACAACTTCCAACTCTCCAAGGTTGTGGGAGTTGTGAAGGATGTGGGAGTCGTGGAGGTTGTGGGAGTCGGTTAG